A region of Streptomyces sp. TG1A-60 DNA encodes the following proteins:
- a CDS encoding LacI family DNA-binding transcriptional regulator, with translation MARLAGVSPQTVSRYLRFNGGLKPATLERVEKAIRELDYRPNLVARSMRTRKTGRLAILMPAMAFNPSRMLAGASATAQSAGYFVDAVSAGGGVGARSERLLELADSGQYEGILSLAPVLPTVQSRLHQRTTVVISADFDDEMRGIGELADGTPVVRMIERLAALGHSRFLHVAGDAQFASARARRQSYLDTVERLGLESVGIFDGDWSGDSGIEAIRSLPSRSRPTAVIAANDLVAAGVVRGARERGWEVPGDVSVTGWDNVGVGQFMTPSLTTVDVDLERLGSKAMAKLIAGLLDTAPAAKEETLFRIIWRESTAEPPVEGRPGSEQ, from the coding sequence GTGGCGCGACTCGCCGGTGTGTCACCCCAGACGGTGTCGCGGTACCTGCGGTTCAACGGCGGACTGAAGCCCGCCACCCTGGAACGCGTGGAGAAGGCGATCCGCGAACTGGACTACCGTCCCAACCTGGTGGCGCGGTCCATGCGCACGCGGAAGACCGGCCGTCTGGCGATCCTCATGCCCGCCATGGCCTTCAACCCGTCACGCATGCTGGCGGGGGCCAGCGCGACGGCACAGTCCGCGGGGTACTTCGTGGACGCCGTGAGCGCCGGGGGCGGCGTTGGGGCGAGGAGTGAACGCCTCCTGGAACTCGCCGACTCGGGACAGTACGAGGGCATCCTCTCCCTCGCTCCCGTGCTCCCCACGGTGCAGAGCCGACTGCACCAGAGGACGACCGTGGTGATCTCGGCCGACTTCGACGACGAGATGCGCGGCATCGGGGAACTGGCCGACGGCACGCCCGTGGTACGGATGATCGAGCGCTTGGCGGCGCTCGGCCACTCCCGGTTCCTGCACGTGGCGGGCGACGCGCAGTTCGCTTCCGCGAGGGCGCGCAGGCAGAGTTATCTGGACACGGTCGAACGCCTCGGGCTCGAGTCCGTTGGAATCTTCGACGGCGACTGGTCCGGCGATTCCGGCATAGAGGCGATCCGGTCGCTCCCGAGCCGTTCCCGGCCGACCGCGGTGATCGCGGCCAACGATCTCGTCGCCGCCGGCGTCGTCCGGGGCGCCCGGGAGCGTGGCTGGGAGGTGCCGGGCGACGTCAGCGTGACCGGTTGGGACAACGTCGGGGTCGGACAGTTCATGACCCCGTCCCTGACCACCGTCGACGTGGACCTCGAACGACTCGGCAGCAAGGCCATGGCCAAGCTGATAGCGGGTTTGCTCGATACGGCGCCCGCAGCGAAGGAGGAAACGCTGTTCCGAATCATCTGGCGGGAGTCGACGGCCGAGCCGCCCGTTGAAGGCCGCCCTGGCAGTGAGCAGTGA